The Arachis duranensis cultivar V14167 chromosome 2, aradu.V14167.gnm2.J7QH, whole genome shotgun sequence genome has a window encoding:
- the LOC107472978 gene encoding glyoxylate/succinic semialdehyde reductase 1, which produces MEVGFLGLGIMGKAMSMNLLRHGFKVTVWNRTLSKCDELVEHGASIGETPAAVIKKCKYTIAMLSDPSAALSVVFDKDGVLEQIGNGKGYVDMSTVDADTSSKISEAIKSKGGSFLEAPVSGSKKPAEDGQLVILAAGDKALYDEVVPAFDVLGKKSFHLGEVGNSAKMKLVVNMIMGSMMNAFSEGLTLAGRSGLNPSTLLDVLDLGAIANPMFKMKGPSMLKNNYSPAFPLKHQQKDMRLALALGDENAVPMPIAAAANEAFKKARSMGLGDLDFSAVHETLKKPDHSS; this is translated from the exons ATGGAGGTAGGGTTCTTGGGTCTAGGGATAATGGGCAAGGCCATGTCCATGAACCTTCTACGCCATGGCTTCAAGGTCACTGTTTGGAACAGGACTCTCTCAAAG TGTGATGAACTTGTGGAACATGGTGCTTCAATTGGAGAAACCCCTGCAGCTGTGATCAAGAAATGCAAGTATACAATTGCAATGTTGTCTGATCCTTCGGCTGCTCTATCG GTTGTATTTGATAAAGATGGTGTTCTTGAGCAAATTGGTAATGGAAAAGGTTATGTTGACATGTCAACAGTTGATGCAGATACATCTTCGAAGATATCTGAG GCAATCAAATCGAAAGGTGGTTCCTTCCTTGAAGCTCCTGTTTCAGGTAGCAAGAAGCCTGCCGAAGATGGCCAACTAGTAATACTTGCTGCGGGGGACAAG GCATTGTACGATGAAGTAGTGCCAGCATTTGATGTATTAGGAAAGAAATCTTTCCATCTTGGTGAGGTCGGAAACAGCGCAAAAATGAAACTTGTTGTTAACATGATAATGGGAAG TATGATGAATGCTTTCTCCGAGGGACTCACACTAGCCGGAAGAAGTGGATTGAACCCTTCGACTCTTCTTGACGTGCTG GATCTAGGTGCCATTGCTAACCCCATGTTTAAAATGAAAGGACCCTCAATGCTAAAAAACAATTACTCCCCAGCTTTTCCACTAAAACATCAGCAGAAGGACATGAGATTAGCCCTCGCCCTCGGAGACGAAAATGCTGTACCGATGCCTATAGCAGCTGCAGCAAATGAG GCTTTCAAGAAAGCCAGGAGCATGGGATTGGGAGACCTTGACTTTTCAGCAGTCCATGAGACTTTGAAAAAACCTGATCATTCATCTTGA
- the LOC107472977 gene encoding 60S ribosomal protein L5: MVYVKAQKSKAYFKRYQVKFKRRREGKTDYRARIRLINQDKNKYNTPKYRFVVRFTNKDIVAQITSASIAGDIVLAAAYSHELPRYGLEVGLTNYAAAYCTGLLLARRVLKMLEMDEEYQGNVEATGEDFSVEPADTRRPFRALLDVGLIRTTTGNRVFGALKGALDGGLDIPHSEKRFAGFDKEKKELDPEVHRKYIFGGHVASYMRTLQEDEPEKYQSHFSEYIKRGIEADGIESLYKKVHAAIRADPTIKKSGKPAPKEHKRYNLKKLTYEERKNKLIARLQALNNAAGGDEDDDEDDD; encoded by the exons ATG GTATATGTTAAGGCCCAGAAATCTAAGGCCTACTTCAAGAGGTATCAAGTAAAGTTTAAGAGAAGAAGAG AGGGAAAGACCGATTACAGAGCCAGGATTCGGTTGATTAACCAGGATAAGAACAAATACAACACTCCAAAGTATCGCTTTGTTGTGCGATTC ACAAACAAGGATATTGTTGCACAAATAACATCCGCTAGTATTGCTGGTGATATTGTTCTTGCAGCAGCTTATTCTCATGAATTGCCCCGCTATGGTCTTGAAGTAGGCCTTACTAACTATGCTGCAG CTTATTGCACTGGACTTCTCCTTGCTCGCCGAGTCCTTAAGATGCTTGAAATGGACGAGGAGTATCAAGGAAATGTCGAGGCTACTGGTGAGGATTTCTCTGTTGAGCCTGCTGATACCAGGAGGCCATTCCGTGCTCTTCTTGATGTTGGTCTTATCAGGACCACAACTGGAAACCGTGTGTTTGGTGCCCTTAAG GGAGCTTTGGATGGGGGTTTGGATATCCCTCACAGTGAAAAGAGGTTTGCCGGTTTTGACAAAGAGAAGAAGGAGCTTGATCCCGAAGTTCACCGCAAGTATATCTTTGGTGGACATGTTGCTTCTTACATGAGG ACTTTGCAGGAAGATGAACCTGAGAAATACCAGTCACATTTCAGTGAATATATCAAGCGAGGAATAGAGGCTGATGGAATTGAGTCTCTGTACAAAAAGGTTCATGCTGCCATTCGTGCTGATCCTACCATCAAGAAGTCGGGGAAACCTGCTCCTAAGGAGCACAAGAG GTACAACCTCAAGAAGCTTACCTATGAGGAGAGGAAGAATAAGTTGATTGCACGCTTGCAGGCTCTCAACAATGCTGCAGGTGgggatgaagatgatgatgaggatgacgATTGA
- the LOC127744804 gene encoding uncharacterized protein LOC127744804 translates to MGVTPFHHSILKVRLPKHFDKPTDMRYDGTQDPLEHLTAFEARMNLEGVGDEVRCRAFPVTLAGPAIRWFNGLPQGFIYSFSDISRAFLAQFTTRIAKAKHPINLLGITQRQGEPTRKYLDRFNNECLEIDGLTNSVASLCLTNGLLNENFRKHLTTKPVWMMHEIQTVAKEYINDEEVSRVVAANKRQSGYSQARQQGNGERAKEQAREEAPSKAPMPFPRVGKFANYTPLTLPIVEVYQQIAEKGILPKPRPLKDRTGGNKNLYCDYHKGYGHQTQDCFDLRDALEQAIREGKLAAFSHLIREPRRRYRDQDEEGKTRSAKRRQEPEERDHGLTVINVVTAKNAAPKSRSAHKKDAKVLTVSSPLVRNSKKPPSISFGPEDQWFDDALENPPMVITARVGTGLVKRILVDTGADSNIMFRNVFDALGLKDADLMTHQHGVIGLGDHFIKPDGVISLPISIGQAQGRRSAMAEFVILRDSTAYNIILGRKTINDVEAIINTKLLVMKFVTDDGSIGSIRGDLETAVACDNASLSLRRKSREASGVFLADLDARVDDKPRPEPEGDLEKLVIGDTEEKFTFINKNLPRELKESLVEMIRANRDLFAWTPADMPGIDPKIMSHHLAVRSKARPVAQRRRKMSTERAEEVARQTANLLEAGFIREVDYSTWLSNVVLVKKHNGKWRMCVDYSDLNKACPKDCFPLPNIDALVDAAACYRYLSFMDAYSGYNQIPMHRPDEDKTAFIMPGGTLCYKVMSFGLKNAGATYQRLMSKIFHDLIGKTVEVYVDDILAKTKQPDDLITDLGKVFASLRQHGMRLNPLKCAFAMEAGKFLGFMITQRGVEANPEKCQTILQMKSPGCIKDVQRLAGRLTSLSRFLGASATKALPFFNLMKKGMAFEWTPACEEAFRHFKKILAAPPVLGKPKDGELLYLYLAITGEVLAAVLGLARGRIKVQQAGKTSPSTLDFLTKVKAVLPESPGCRENGPMDPASTSKTRPGGKNDDLVHRTLPVRYTIRTPATHQAQAMADFLVEVTGDPTEEASTRWKLHVDGASNQTFGGAGIILECPVGVVYEQSVRFEFPISNNQAEYEALIGGLTLAAEVGARRLEICSDSQVVTSQVNGSYQAKDSLLQKYLEKVKSLSQKFEEVTVHHVPRERNTRADLLSKLASTKPGEGNRSLIQGMTREPAITLHVSSLGSSWLDSITNFLEHGKLPDDEKDAAKLRREAAKYAVIQGQMFRKGLNQPLLKCLHPDQTDYVLREVHEGCCGHHIGGKALARKLIRAGYYWPSMMADSKEFVKKCMKCQQNANFARAPASELSLLTTSRPFSQWGVDLLGPFPVGPGQVKYLIVAIDYYTKWIEAEPLASISSSNCKKFMCRQVITRFGIPEVVISDNGTQFTDKKFTEFLNGLGIRHRFSSVEHPQTNGQVESANKIILSGLKKRLDNKKGAWADELASVLWSYRTTEQSSTKETPFRLTYGVDAVIPVEIGEPSPRLLLKGVEETVEKDLIDEAREMAHLTETADEWIFDALKQRMALRYNTKVLKREFEPNDLILRRNDIGPPTPGEGKLAANWEGPYRIKKVMGKCAFKLERLDGKEVPRTWNANNLRRFYS, encoded by the exons ATGGGCGTCACCCCGTTCCACCATTCCATCCTCAAAGTCCGGTTGCCGAAACACttcgacaaaccaacggacatgaggtacgatGGAACTCAAGACCCCCTAGAACATCTCACGGCTTTCGAAGCGAGGATGAACCTAGAGGGAGTAGGGGACGAGGTAAGATGCCGAGCTTTTCCGGTGACCCTGGCGGGACCCGCGATCAGGTGGTTTAACGGCCTCCCGCAGGGATTCATCTACAGCTTCTCGGACATCAGTCGTGCGTTCCTGGCCCAGTTTACGACGCGAATAGCAAAGGCAAAGCACCCGATCAACCTTTTGGGGATAACACAAAGACAGGGAGAGCCGACCAGGAAGTACCTGGACCGGTTCAACAACGAATGCTTGGAAATCGACGGCTTAACCAACTCGGTGGCCAGCCTTTGCCTGACGAACGGCCTCCTCAACGAAAACTTTCGAAAACACCTTACCACGAAACCAGTTTGGATGATGCACGAGATCCAGACGGTAGCCAAGGAGTATATAAACGACGAAGAAGTCAGCCGAGTCGTGGCTGCCAATAAGCGGCAGTCCGGCTACAGCCAAGCTCGGCAACAGGGTAACGGAGAAAGAGCAAAGGAGCAAGCCAGGGAGGAGGCACCAAGCAAGGCACCCATGCCGTTCCCCCGGGTCGGGAAATTCGCTAACTACACCCCGCTCACTCTCCCCATCGTGGAAGTCTATCAACAAATAGCCGAGAAGGGCATTCTGCCGAAGCCCCGACCACTCAAGGACCGTACGGGAGGAAACAAGAACCTCTATTGTGACTACCACAAGGGTTACGGCCACCAAACGCAGGACTGTTTCGACCTGAGGGATGCACTCGAACAAGCGATAAGAGAAGGTAAACTAGCAGCATTCTCTCATCTTATCAGAGAACCGAGGAGGCGCTACCGCGACCAAGACGAAGAAGGCAAAACCCGCTCGGCGAAACGGCGACAAGAGCCAGAAGAAAGGGACCACGGCCTCACTGTGATAAACGTCGTGACAGCCAAGAACGCCGCGCCAAAATCCCGATCGGCACACAAGAAAGATGCTAAGGTCTTGACGGTCTCCTCCCCGTTGGTGCGAAACTCTAAGAAACCTCCCTCCATTTCTTTCGGCCCGGAAGATCAATGGTTCGACGACGCCCTGGAAAACCCCCCCATGGTCATTACGGCCAGAGTGGGAACCGGCCTCGTCAAACGCATCCTTGTCGACACAGGAGCTGATTCAAACATCATGTTCCGCAACGTGTTTGACGCACTTGGGCTAAAGGACGCCGACCTGATGACTCACCAGCACGGGGTCATTGGGTTGGGCGACCACTTCATCAAACCTGACGGAGTAATATCCCTGCCGATCTCGATAGGGCAAGCCCAAGGTCGAAGATCGGCGATGGCCGAGTTCGTAATCCTCCGAGATTCCACCGCCTATAATATCATCTTGGGAAGGAAGACGATAAACGATGTTGAAGCGATAATCAACACTAAGCTGCTAGTCATGAAGTTCGTTACCGACGACGGATCCATAGGGTCCATAAGAGGGGATCTCGAGACGGCAGTCGCATGTGACAATGCCAGCCTATCCCTGAGAAGGAAATCCAGAGAGGCATCCGGTGTGTTCCTAGCCGACCTGGACGCCAGAGTAGACGACAAACCTAGACCAGAACCAGAAGGGGATCTGGAAAAACTCGTGATCGGCGACACGGAGGAGAAGTTCACATTCATCAACAAGAACCTGCCACGTGAGTTAAAGGAGTCCTTGGTCGAAATGATAAGGGCCAATAGGGATTTGTTCGCCTGGACAcctgccgacatgccaggcatagacccaaAAATCATGTCACACCATCTGGCTGTCAGGTCGAAAGCACGCCCAGTAGCGCAACGAAGGAGAAAGATGTCGACAGAGAGGGCGGAGGAGGTGGCCAGGCAGACGGCCAACCTCCTGGAAGCAGGTTTCATACGAGAAGTGGACTACTCGACGTGGCTCTCGAATGTAGTCCTAGTGAAAAAACACAATGGcaagtggagaatgtgtgtAGACTACTCTGACCTTAACAAGGCATGCCCTAAGGATTGTTTCCCCCTCCCTAACATAGACGCACTCGTCGACGCTGCGGCGTGCTACCGTTATCTAagcttcatggacgcctactccggATATAaccagataccgatgcaccgtCCAGACGAAGACAAAACGGCGTTCATAATGCCAGGAGGAACCTTATGTTACAAGGTGATGTCATTCGGTCTGAAAAACGCAGGGGCGACATACCAAAGGCTTATGAGCAAGATTTTCCACGATCTAATAGGCAAGACAGTGGAAGTCTATGTCGACGACATCCTTGCGAAAACAAAGCAACCTGACGACCTCATAACGGATCTGGGAAAGGTATTCGCGTCTCTCCGGCAACACGGCATGAGGCTGAATCCCCTCAAGTGTGCCTTCGCCATGGAAGCCGGCAAGTTCCTAGGATTCATGATAACTCAGAGAGGGGTAGAAGCTAACCCGGAGAAGTGCCAGACGATACTCCAGATGAAGAGCCCGGGTTGTATCAAGGATGTCCAAAGGTTGGCGGGGCGGTTGACCTCGTTATCCCGGTTTCTCGGGGCATCGGCAACAAAGGCCCTGCCATTCTTTAACCTCATGAAGAAAGGGATGGCGTTTGAGTGGACACCCGCATGTGAGGAGGCCTTTCGGCACTTCAAGAAAATCCTGGCGGCACCACCCGTCCTCGGGAAGCCAAAGGACGGGGAACTACTATACCTGTACCTCGCCATAACAGGAGAAGTCCTGGCTGCAGTTCTG GGCCTTGCAAGGGGCAGAATTAAGGTACAGCAAGCTGGAAAAACTAGCCCTAGCACTCTTGACTTCCTCACAAAGGTTAAAGCAGTACTTCCAGAGTCACCAGGTTGTCGTGAGAACGGACCAATGGATCCGGCAAGTACTTCAAAAACCCGACCTGGCGGGAAGAATGATGACTTGGTCCATCGAACTCTCCCAGTACGATATACGATACGAACCCCGGCAACCCATCAAGCGCAGGCGATGGCAGATTTTCTAGTAGAAGTAACGGGGGATCCAACCGAAGAAGCGAGTacacggtggaagctccacGTGGACGGAGCCTCCAACCAGACATTTGGAGGTGCCGGGATCATCCTGGAATGTCCGGTTGGAGTTGTATACGAGCAGTCGGTCAGATTCGAATTTCCCATCtcgaacaaccaggcagaatatgaagcccttATAGGGGGCTTAACCCTAGCAGCGGAAGTCGGAGCAAGAAGACTGGAAATATGCAGTGATTCCCAAGTCGTCACCTCCCAGGTAaacgggagctaccaagccaaagactcGTTGTTACAAAAGTACTTGGAAAAAGTTAAAAGCTTGAGCCAAAAGTTTGAAGAGGTCACGGTCCACCACGTACCTAGAGAAAGGAACACACGGGCAGACCTCCTATCGAAGTTGGCCAGCACGAAGCCGGGAGAAGGCAACCGGTCTCTCATTCAAGGTATGACAAGAGAACCAGCGATCACACTGCACGTGTCAAGCCTAGGTTCTTCATGGCTAGACTCCATCACCAACTTTCTAGAACACGGCAAACTCCCTGACGACGAAAAGGATGCGGCGAAATTGAGAAGGGAAGCAGCCAAGTACGCTGTCATCCAAGGACAGATGTTCAGGAAAGGGCTCAACCAACCCCTACTGAAGTGCCTACACCCCGACCAGACGGACTACGTCCTCAGGGAAGTCCATGAAGGCTGCTGCGGACACCACATCGGAGGCAAGGCCTTAGCAAGAAAATTAATTCGAGCCGGATACTATTGGCCGTCAATGATGGCGGACTCCAAGGAGTTTGTCAAAAAATGTATGAAGTGTCAACAGAACGCCAATTTCGCCAGGGCGCCGGCCTCCGAGTTAAGCTTGCTAACGACCTCCCGGCCATTTTCTCAATGGGGAGTCGACCTCTTAGGGCCCTTCCCAGTCGGTCCCGGACAAGTCAAGTACCTCATAGTCGCAATTgactactacaccaaatggatagaggccGAACCACTAGCTAGCATATCCTCGTccaattgcaagaaattcaTGTGCAGGCAGGTGATAACACGATTTGGGATACCAGAAGTCGTCATCTCGGACAACGGCACGCAGTTTACTGACAAGAAGTTCACGGAATTCCTTAACGGCCTGGGTATAAGACATAGGTTCTCTTCGGTAGAACATCCCCAGACAAACGGGCAGGTGGAGTCCGCCAACAAGATTATCCTTTCAGGactgaagaagaggttggataATAAAAAGGGTGCTTGGGCCGACGAACTAGCCTCGGTTCTCTGGTCCTACCGAACAACTGAACAATCCTCCACTAAGGAGACTCCCTTCCGGCTAACGTATGGGGTGGATGCAGTAATACCCGTAGAGATCGGTGAACCGAGCCCCCGGTTACTTTTGAAAGGAGTAGAGGAAACCGTGGAAAAGGACCTGATAGATGAAGCCAGAGAAATGGCTCATTTGACAGAGACAGctgacgaatggatttttgacg CGCTAAAACAAAGAATGGCTCTGCGCTACAACACCAAAGTGCTCAAGAGGGAATTCGAGCCGAACGATCTCATCCTGAGGCGAAACGACATCGGCCCACCGACCCCTGGAGAAGGCAAGCTAGCGGCAAACTGGGAAGGCCCCTATAGAATCAAAAAAGTGATGGGTAAATGTGCTTTCAAGTTAGAAAGGCTTGATGGTAAGGAAGTCCCGAGAACGTGGAACGCGAACAACTTGAGAAGATTCTACTCTTAG